In Pelosinus sp. IPA-1, a single genomic region encodes these proteins:
- a CDS encoding DUF5359 family protein has translation MTNSKDNWMERGEAILFRLLVICITTLFISQLLLFKEGTRIYLSKVDQMEGERITAAIPLHTDTPLQIIEETTVIKHYQNLLRKSKVLLIHMVKPPTESDVFIMVNGKRVGGFTKGNSKITIYDGDYVEIDATALAQPIQFIINVPDNDLLSPQDGLIVEGSKRILPIGKIKFKNE, from the coding sequence GTGACTAACTCTAAGGACAATTGGATGGAACGTGGTGAAGCTATACTATTTCGCTTGCTAGTAATCTGTATTACGACGTTGTTTATATCCCAACTGTTGTTATTTAAAGAAGGTACACGAATCTATTTATCAAAAGTTGATCAAATGGAAGGTGAACGTATTACTGCTGCTATACCTCTACATACAGATACGCCCTTACAAATTATTGAAGAAACTACTGTTATTAAGCACTATCAAAATCTTTTGCGTAAAAGTAAAGTACTTCTAATTCACATGGTTAAACCACCTACAGAATCAGATGTTTTTATAATGGTAAATGGTAAAAGAGTAGGCGGCTTTACCAAGGGCAATAGCAAGATTACCATATATGATGGTGATTATGTCGAAATTGATGCAACAGCCCTTGCTCAGCCAATTCAATTTATTATTAATGTCCCAGATAATGATCTACTTTCTCCACAGGATGGCTTAATCGTAGAAGGATCGAAGAGAATTCTGCCAATTGGTAAAATAAAATTTAAAAATGAGTAG
- the fni gene encoding type 2 isopentenyl-diphosphate Delta-isomerase encodes MRQSRKLDHLKYSLALADGPGDSGFADISLIHNCLPDLAWNQIDISSSIAGIPLRHPLIINAITGGADDVAAINKSIAKFAHLTNTAMAVGSQYAALEYTDVKHSYKVVRENNPYGTIFANLGAYATPEEAQLAVEMIDAQGIQIHLNVAQEIVMKEGDRDFSGYLSNISRIVDKVKVPVIVKEVGCGIAREQAMLLASTGIRAIDVGGTGGTNFIAIEAARSQATINPDILSWGIPTVISAVETKSVLPAHMDMMVSGGVRSALDVVKSLALGGIATGMATPIIRMLCEKDIDYAVNWFQNFLYEIQSYMLFLGASSIRTLAETPIVITGHSKDWLTARGIDIMNYATYKKHG; translated from the coding sequence GTGCGCCAGTCACGTAAATTAGATCATTTAAAATATTCTTTAGCTTTAGCAGATGGCCCTGGTGATAGTGGCTTTGCAGATATTTCCTTGATACATAATTGTCTTCCTGATTTAGCTTGGAATCAAATTGATATTTCAAGTTCTATTGCTGGTATACCACTTCGTCATCCCCTAATTATTAATGCAATTACCGGTGGAGCGGATGATGTTGCCGCAATTAATAAATCAATTGCGAAATTTGCTCATTTGACAAATACGGCAATGGCTGTTGGTTCTCAATATGCTGCTTTAGAGTATACAGATGTTAAACATTCTTATAAAGTTGTGCGTGAAAATAATCCTTACGGTACAATTTTTGCGAATTTGGGTGCTTATGCAACTCCTGAGGAGGCTCAATTAGCAGTAGAAATGATAGATGCCCAAGGAATACAGATACATTTAAATGTAGCCCAGGAAATTGTAATGAAAGAAGGCGATCGAGATTTTTCAGGATATTTATCTAATATTTCGAGAATCGTTGATAAGGTAAAGGTTCCTGTAATTGTCAAAGAAGTAGGGTGTGGCATTGCGAGAGAACAGGCTATGTTATTAGCCAGTACAGGTATACGTGCAATTGACGTAGGTGGTACTGGCGGGACTAATTTTATAGCAATTGAAGCTGCTCGCAGTCAAGCCACGATCAATCCTGATATCTTATCTTGGGGAATCCCTACAGTAATAAGTGCAGTTGAAACAAAATCAGTTCTTCCGGCACATATGGATATGATGGTGTCTGGTGGGGTAAGATCGGCTTTAGATGTAGTAAAATCTCTTGCTTTAGGAGGTATTGCTACAGGAATGGCAACACCTATAATTAGGATGTTGTGTGAAAAAGATATTGATTACGCAGTAAATTGGTTTCAAAACTTTCTATATGAAATACAAAGCTACATGCTGTTCTTAGGAGCTAGCAGTATTAGAACATTAGCAGAAACACCTATAGTTATTACTGGACATAGTAAGGATTGGTTAACAGCTAGAGGAATTGATATAATGAATTATGCTACTTATAAAAAGCATGGCTAA
- a CDS encoding TIGR04076 family protein gives MGATRYCEVKITVLKKIEVGDIHKEYASEGVHTTCLKYNEGQEYVSKNCNKPEGFCSWAWAGAQDKVVFLALGHDYPWIKQKGTEIFCCADGLHPILYKLERIENSI, from the coding sequence ATGGGAGCAACGAGATATTGTGAAGTGAAAATTACTGTTCTAAAAAAGATCGAAGTAGGTGATATCCACAAAGAATATGCCTCAGAGGGAGTACATACTACCTGTTTAAAATATAATGAAGGACAAGAATATGTGTCTAAGAATTGCAATAAACCCGAAGGATTTTGTAGTTGGGCTTGGGCAGGAGCTCAAGATAAGGTTGTATTTTTAGCACTAGGGCATGATTATCCTTGGATTAAGCAGAAAGGAACTGAAATATTCTGTTGCGCTGATGGGCTTCATCCAATTCTTTATAAATTAGAAAGAATTGAAAATAGTATTTAA
- a CDS encoding lysophospholipid acyltransferase family protein, protein MYNVVRVFLHYFFKIIFRCKIIGADNIPSHGGAIIAANHVSLFDPPVVGTAFPRPIHFMAKEELFAKPILKWIFTKLKAFPVRRATADRTAIRHAINLLNNGELLGLFPEGTRSKTGKLGKPETGLAMIALKSGAPVVPAAIIGTNKVWKEGLLLPRFIVKFGNPINVEQGKSDKEAMENLSNRIMQEISHLLEER, encoded by the coding sequence TTGTATAACGTAGTTAGGGTCTTTTTACATTATTTTTTTAAGATTATTTTTCGTTGTAAAATTATTGGAGCCGATAATATACCCTCCCATGGTGGTGCAATTATAGCTGCTAATCATGTGAGTCTGTTTGATCCCCCTGTAGTTGGAACGGCTTTCCCTAGACCTATTCATTTTATGGCCAAAGAGGAATTATTCGCAAAACCAATTTTAAAATGGATTTTCACAAAACTAAAAGCATTCCCTGTACGTCGTGCTACAGCTGATCGGACTGCCATTCGTCATGCGATTAATTTACTAAATAATGGTGAGCTACTCGGCCTTTTTCCAGAAGGTACCCGTAGCAAGACAGGAAAACTAGGTAAACCAGAAACAGGCTTAGCTATGATTGCTTTAAAGTCTGGAGCCCCAGTAGTGCCTGCCGCAATAATTGGTACTAATAAGGTATGGAAAGAAGGACTTCTATTACCGCGTTTTATAGTTAAATTCGGTAATCCGATCAATGTTGAACAGGGAAAGTCTGATAAAGAAGCAATGGAAAACCTTAGTAATAGAATAATGCAAGAGATTTCTCATTTATTAGAAGAAAGATAA
- the aroA gene encoding 3-phosphoshikimate 1-carboxyvinyltransferase — translation MLENITISPKGGLSGTIHIPGDKSISHRSVMFAALASTPVVIKNFLYAEDCLSTVSCMRALGAKIEKDASNNLHVLGNGLHGLQEPPNIMDAGNSGTTLRLLSGILVGQPFFSVLTGDASLRSRPMARVVTPLTKMGGKISGRQDTRYIPMAIMPSEKIEGIEYNMPMASAQVKSAILLATLFASSPSIVTEPYISRDHTELMLETFGVKIKRQGTSVGVSPIADLQAPAEIDVPGDISSAAFWLVGASIIPNSHLTLKNVGINPTRTGILDILRQMGANITIENERFSGAEPVADLVVKSAELKGVTIEGPIIPRLIDEIPVLAVAALFANGQTTIRDAEELRVKETDRLKAVASELGKMGAIITETKDGLTINGRQKLQFAKCCSYHDHRMAMSLAIAGAASNGVEINQPDCANISYPNFFTTLDTIRA, via the coding sequence ATGTTAGAAAATATAACTATAAGTCCAAAAGGTGGTTTATCTGGAACAATACATATTCCCGGCGATAAATCTATTTCTCACCGGAGCGTTATGTTTGCAGCACTTGCTTCTACACCTGTAGTAATAAAAAATTTCTTGTACGCTGAAGATTGTCTATCAACTGTTAGTTGTATGCGAGCGTTAGGTGCAAAAATTGAAAAAGATGCATCTAATAACTTACATGTTCTAGGAAATGGATTACACGGTTTACAAGAGCCGCCTAACATAATGGATGCAGGAAACTCTGGGACTACATTACGTTTATTATCAGGTATTTTAGTAGGACAACCCTTTTTTAGCGTACTTACAGGTGATGCCTCTTTACGTAGTAGGCCAATGGCTAGAGTCGTTACTCCTTTAACTAAGATGGGCGGGAAAATAAGCGGTCGTCAAGATACACGGTATATTCCGATGGCTATCATGCCAAGTGAAAAAATAGAGGGTATAGAATATAATATGCCAATGGCTAGTGCTCAAGTAAAATCAGCGATATTATTGGCAACGCTATTCGCAAGTAGTCCAAGTATTGTGACAGAACCATATATATCCCGTGACCATACAGAACTTATGTTAGAGACTTTTGGTGTAAAAATTAAAAGACAAGGTACAAGTGTAGGTGTCAGTCCCATAGCTGATTTACAGGCACCAGCGGAAATTGATGTGCCTGGCGATATAAGTTCAGCTGCTTTTTGGTTAGTAGGCGCATCCATTATTCCTAATAGCCATTTAACTCTTAAAAATGTTGGAATAAACCCAACTCGTACAGGAATTTTAGATATACTAAGGCAAATGGGTGCAAATATAACGATCGAAAATGAGCGTTTTAGTGGTGCTGAACCTGTCGCTGATCTTGTGGTTAAATCAGCGGAGTTAAAAGGTGTTACAATTGAGGGACCTATCATACCAAGACTAATTGATGAAATACCAGTATTGGCTGTAGCAGCTTTATTTGCAAATGGGCAGACTACGATTCGGGATGCTGAGGAATTAAGGGTAAAGGAAACTGATCGCTTAAAGGCTGTTGCTAGCGAACTGGGTAAAATGGGAGCCATTATAACGGAAACAAAGGATGGGCTTACCATTAATGGTCGACAGAAATTACAGTTTGCCAAATGTTGCTCTTACCATGATCACAGGATGGCTATGTCTCTTGCAATCGCTGGTGCTGCATCAAATGGTGTAGAAATTAATCAACCTGATTGTGCTAATATTTCTTATCCTAATTTCTTTACAACATTAGATACTATTAGAGCATAA
- a CDS encoding NAD(P)/FAD-dependent oxidoreductase — translation MKKIIVIGAGPAGMMAAVSASQNGGKVTILEKMSVVGRKLSITGKGRCNITNIADKETIIKNMPGNGSFIYSALYSFSNQDIIDFLHSYGVMTKVERGGRVFPVSDQAKDVVEAFMKAFKELDIEVVTGQQVKRILTHDGKVTGVLANNNVQYRADAVILATGGASYPGTGSSGDGYRMGEMIGHTIVPLKPSLVPLEVGEDWIGDLQGLSLRNVSASVIFGGKKVADDFGEMLFTHYGLSGPIILSLSKKVAELLTNYPNQEVLIQINLKPALTAEVLDKRIQRDFEKFARKQLKNSLGELLPAKSIDVIIDLAHLDPDKFVHQITKGERARLVEQITKLTFTITATRPVSEAIVTAGGIHVKEINPKTMESKVVEGLYLAGEVIDIDGYTGGYNLQAAFSTGYVAGHNAAEM, via the coding sequence ATGAAAAAGATTATTGTAATTGGTGCTGGTCCTGCAGGAATGATGGCCGCCGTTAGTGCCAGCCAAAATGGTGGAAAAGTAACTATTTTAGAAAAGATGTCTGTTGTAGGTAGGAAATTATCTATTACTGGTAAAGGTAGATGTAATATTACTAATATTGCTGATAAGGAAACTATTATCAAAAACATGCCGGGAAATGGCTCCTTTATCTATAGTGCCTTATATAGCTTTAGTAACCAAGACATCATTGATTTTTTACATAGTTATGGAGTAATGACTAAGGTAGAACGAGGTGGACGTGTCTTCCCTGTAAGCGATCAAGCAAAAGATGTCGTAGAAGCTTTTATGAAAGCCTTTAAAGAACTTGATATAGAGGTGGTAACGGGGCAGCAGGTAAAAAGAATTCTCACGCATGACGGTAAAGTAACAGGAGTTCTTGCAAACAACAATGTTCAGTACAGGGCTGACGCTGTGATCTTAGCCACTGGTGGTGCTTCTTATCCTGGTACTGGTTCCTCTGGCGATGGATATCGTATGGGCGAAATGATTGGACATACAATTGTTCCATTAAAGCCGTCATTAGTACCACTAGAGGTAGGGGAAGATTGGATTGGCGACCTACAAGGGTTATCATTAAGAAACGTATCTGCTAGTGTAATTTTTGGAGGCAAAAAAGTAGCGGATGATTTCGGTGAGATGTTATTTACTCATTATGGGCTATCTGGACCTATTATTTTATCATTAAGTAAGAAGGTAGCTGAACTACTAACAAACTATCCCAATCAAGAGGTACTAATACAAATTAACTTAAAACCAGCTTTAACAGCTGAAGTGTTAGATAAACGAATTCAGCGAGACTTTGAAAAATTCGCCCGCAAACAATTGAAAAATTCACTTGGTGAATTACTGCCAGCTAAATCAATTGATGTCATTATCGATTTAGCCCATTTGGATCCGGATAAATTTGTCCATCAAATCACAAAAGGCGAGCGTGCACGATTAGTTGAACAGATCACAAAATTAACCTTTACAATAACAGCCACACGTCCGGTTAGTGAAGCAATTGTCACAGCAGGTGGTATACACGTTAAGGAAATCAATCCCAAAACAATGGAATCTAAAGTAGTGGAAGGACTGTATTTGGCTGGTGAAGTAATTGATATTGATGGCTATACTGGTGGATATAACTTGCAAGCTGCTTTTTCTACTGGATATGTAGCAGGTCATAATGCGGCAGAAATGTAG
- the cmk gene encoding (d)CMP kinase: MKKLIIAIDGPAGAGKSTVAQILAHRLRYNYIDTGAMYRAITWKVMKTNVNNDIIAIENIAKNIKIQLDYVDGKTNVFVDGFNVTEEIRNPAISRLVSEIAQIRAIRDAMLQLQRHMATAGGVVMDGRDIGTHVLPNADVKVFLTASIKERADRRWRELTEKGFIVNREELEKEIADRDKADSEREFAPLIQASDAILIDTTTLSIEEAVTAILKNCEERSSLV; the protein is encoded by the coding sequence ATGAAAAAATTAATTATTGCGATAGATGGGCCTGCTGGAGCAGGTAAGAGCACGGTTGCTCAAATACTGGCTCATAGGCTTCGTTATAACTATATTGATACTGGAGCAATGTATCGGGCTATAACCTGGAAAGTAATGAAAACCAATGTAAATAATGATATAATAGCTATTGAAAATATCGCTAAAAATATTAAGATTCAATTAGATTATGTCGATGGAAAAACTAATGTATTTGTAGATGGTTTTAATGTTACTGAGGAAATCCGTAATCCAGCAATTTCTCGACTGGTCTCTGAAATTGCTCAAATTAGAGCTATACGTGATGCTATGCTCCAATTGCAACGTCATATGGCCACCGCTGGTGGAGTTGTTATGGATGGACGTGATATTGGCACCCATGTCTTACCTAATGCGGATGTAAAAGTATTTTTAACAGCTTCCATTAAAGAACGTGCTGACCGTCGATGGCGAGAGTTAACGGAGAAGGGATTTATTGTTAATCGTGAAGAACTTGAGAAAGAAATAGCTGACCGCGATAAAGCAGATAGCGAACGTGAATTTGCACCACTAATACAGGCTTCTGATGCTATATTAATTGATACAACTACACTTTCTATAGAAGAAGCGGTAACAGCAATTTTAAAAAATTGCGAGGAGAGATCTAGTCTTGTATAA
- a CDS encoding bifunctional 4-hydroxy-3-methylbut-2-enyl diphosphate reductase/30S ribosomal protein S1 translates to MKIFTAEHLGFCYGVKRAVAMAQECVGMEGEIHTLGPIIHNPQVVKRLSDQGIEVINDLSLVKDKSTVIIRSHGIGPNAYAKAESKNLQIIDATCPHVKKAQQSAHELFQAGYTVVVIGEKHHPEVKSIVEWSNNKAIVVESVVEALEVPNTLKIGVVAQTTFAGELFQKIVTILQEKCEELKICRTICTATDLRQQSALDIASKVDLMLIIGGKNSANTSRLAQLCRDEGSLVYHIETADELTIQDFYGVETVGITAGASTPDWLIEEVYKKMQDFNEIFDLGIKKLEQGSIVKGKIVGIRKDEIFVDIGYKGEGSISLAELAYPLPENAAEVVSDGQVIDVFVLDADPADGVIKLSKVKADAIVGWDILEQAFHNKTTLDAKVLEVVNGGLKVSVLGINGFIPASQVDLRFTEDLSAFLNQTLTLVPIEVDKAKKRVVLSRKILLEEQRRLKEEETIATLAVGQIIEGTVRRIVDFGVFVDIGGIDGLVHISDLSWHRVNKPQEIVALGDQVKVLILKIDRESKRISLSLKQVGRDPWLDLIEQFSIGAIVKGKVSNISKFGAFVEIVPGVEGLVHLSELSDERVNKVEEIVSLGQEVSVKVLEIDKSSKRISLSISKAQQDADRVEYQSYLDKNEGTGLTIGDKLGHLFKKLE, encoded by the coding sequence ATGAAAATATTCACGGCCGAACACCTAGGCTTTTGTTATGGTGTTAAACGTGCAGTGGCAATGGCTCAAGAGTGTGTCGGCATGGAAGGTGAGATACATACGTTGGGGCCTATCATTCATAATCCTCAAGTGGTTAAACGTTTATCAGATCAAGGAATTGAGGTAATTAATGATTTATCCTTAGTAAAGGATAAGAGTACAGTTATTATTCGTTCTCATGGTATTGGTCCAAACGCATACGCAAAAGCTGAGTCAAAAAATTTACAAATTATTGATGCTACTTGTCCCCATGTCAAAAAAGCACAGCAATCAGCTCATGAATTATTCCAGGCTGGATATACTGTGGTAGTAATTGGTGAAAAGCATCATCCAGAAGTGAAAAGTATCGTTGAGTGGTCAAATAATAAAGCTATAGTGGTAGAATCAGTTGTTGAAGCGCTGGAAGTACCTAATACCCTTAAAATAGGTGTCGTGGCACAAACTACATTTGCAGGGGAATTATTTCAAAAGATTGTTACTATATTACAAGAAAAATGTGAAGAATTGAAAATCTGCCGGACAATCTGCACAGCTACTGATCTTAGACAACAGTCAGCACTTGATATCGCCAGCAAGGTTGACTTGATGTTAATCATTGGAGGTAAGAATAGTGCGAATACATCAAGGTTAGCCCAATTATGTCGTGATGAAGGAAGCCTAGTCTACCACATCGAGACGGCCGACGAACTTACTATACAGGATTTTTATGGGGTGGAGACAGTTGGTATTACTGCTGGAGCATCTACACCAGATTGGTTAATAGAGGAGGTTTATAAAAAAATGCAAGATTTTAATGAAATTTTTGATTTAGGGATCAAGAAGCTTGAGCAAGGTAGTATTGTAAAAGGTAAAATTGTAGGCATTCGTAAAGATGAAATTTTTGTAGATATCGGCTACAAAGGAGAAGGAAGCATTTCCTTAGCCGAGTTAGCCTATCCGTTACCGGAAAATGCTGCAGAAGTAGTCAGTGATGGGCAAGTTATTGACGTTTTTGTCTTAGATGCAGATCCTGCTGATGGGGTCATAAAATTATCGAAGGTAAAAGCGGATGCAATTGTTGGTTGGGATATTTTAGAGCAAGCATTTCATAATAAAACAACACTTGATGCCAAAGTACTAGAAGTTGTTAATGGAGGATTAAAAGTATCCGTTTTAGGTATAAACGGTTTTATTCCAGCTTCTCAGGTAGATCTTCGTTTCACCGAAGACTTATCTGCCTTTTTAAATCAAACATTAACGCTTGTTCCTATTGAAGTCGATAAGGCAAAGAAACGTGTTGTATTATCTCGTAAAATCTTATTAGAAGAACAACGCCGTCTGAAAGAAGAAGAAACGATTGCAACCTTAGCTGTTGGTCAAATTATAGAAGGTACAGTACGACGAATTGTTGATTTTGGTGTTTTTGTTGATATTGGTGGAATCGATGGACTAGTACATATTTCCGATTTATCATGGCATCGTGTCAATAAACCTCAAGAAATTGTAGCTTTAGGAGATCAAGTCAAAGTACTCATCTTAAAAATCGATCGTGAATCAAAAAGAATTTCTCTTAGTTTAAAACAGGTAGGACGTGATCCTTGGTTAGATTTAATAGAGCAATTTTCTATAGGTGCCATCGTAAAGGGAAAAGTTAGTAACATATCAAAATTTGGAGCTTTCGTAGAAATCGTTCCAGGTGTTGAAGGCTTAGTGCACTTATCAGAATTGTCGGATGAGAGAGTAAATAAAGTTGAGGAAATAGTAAGTCTTGGACAGGAAGTGTCTGTAAAAGTATTGGAGATCGACAAATCTAGTAAACGTATTTCTCTAAGCATTAGTAAAGCACAGCAGGATGCAGATCGAGTAGAATATCAATCTTATTTAGATAAGAACGAAGGTACAGGTTTAACAATTGGAGATAAACTTGGGCACCTATTTAAAAAACTAGAATAG
- a CDS encoding DJ-1/PfpI family protein, with translation MIYRVDILLFDKFETLDVFGPVEILGTVPDIFKLNFVSVNGGIVESSQNVRVDTNLYTNEKSKEKIFLVPGGIGTRENIQDNNFINLIKNFSSQSKYILSICTGAALLAKTGMLNGKRATTNKRAFNWVTEQGKDVLWIKEARWVRDNNIYTSSGVSAGIDMTLGFIADLLGKEKALEISQRIEYFWNENSNYDPFSKMYE, from the coding sequence ATGATCTACAGAGTGGACATACTTTTATTTGATAAATTTGAAACATTAGATGTCTTTGGGCCTGTTGAAATACTTGGGACGGTGCCTGATATCTTTAAATTGAATTTTGTATCTGTTAATGGAGGAATTGTTGAAAGCTCTCAAAATGTAAGAGTAGATACTAATTTATATACAAACGAAAAAAGTAAAGAAAAAATTTTTCTTGTGCCAGGTGGGATTGGAACAAGAGAAAATATTCAAGACAACAATTTTATAAATCTTATTAAAAATTTTTCTAGTCAATCAAAATATATACTTAGCATTTGTACAGGTGCGGCTTTACTCGCTAAAACGGGAATGCTAAATGGAAAAAGAGCAACAACAAATAAAAGAGCATTTAATTGGGTTACAGAGCAAGGGAAAGATGTTCTGTGGATAAAAGAAGCACGATGGGTACGGGATAATAATATATATACATCTTCAGGGGTATCGGCTGGAATAGATATGACATTAGGATTTATAGCAGACCTTTTGGGGAAGGAAAAAGCATTAGAGATTAGTCAAAGAATTGAATACTTCTGGAATGAAAATAGTAACTATGACCCGTTCTCCAAGATGTATGAATAA
- a CDS encoding pseudouridine synthase, whose protein sequence is MLERLQKVISQAGVASRRESEKIIQQGRVTVNGKVVTEMGTKVIPGKDRIMVDGKPIAGEKLVYILLYKPKGILTTLKDPQDRKTVASLVSDITQRIYPVGRLDYNTEGLLLLTNDGALTHALIHPSKKIDKTYIAKVAGRPSQEKLDLLRVGIQLEDGMTAPAVINMIDFDRERNMTSLQITIHEGKNRQIRRMFEAIGSDVKQLKRVQFAFLTLEGLRRGSYRHLLPQEVEALQNLNK, encoded by the coding sequence ATATTGGAACGTTTGCAGAAAGTTATCAGTCAAGCTGGAGTTGCTTCTAGAAGAGAATCCGAGAAAATTATACAACAAGGTCGAGTGACGGTAAACGGTAAGGTAGTTACGGAAATGGGGACGAAAGTAATTCCAGGTAAAGACCGGATTATGGTTGACGGTAAACCTATAGCCGGTGAGAAACTCGTCTATATTTTACTGTATAAACCAAAAGGAATATTAACTACACTAAAAGATCCCCAAGATCGTAAAACAGTGGCATCATTAGTTAGTGATATTACGCAGCGTATCTACCCAGTAGGTCGGCTTGATTATAATACAGAAGGCCTACTATTATTAACTAATGATGGCGCACTAACCCATGCATTAATACATCCAAGTAAGAAAATAGATAAAACTTACATAGCCAAAGTTGCTGGCAGACCGTCACAGGAAAAACTAGACTTACTTAGGGTTGGCATTCAATTAGAGGATGGCATGACAGCACCCGCTGTAATAAACATGATAGATTTTGATCGCGAAAGAAATATGACGAGTCTACAAATCACAATTCATGAAGGCAAAAATCGTCAAATACGACGTATGTTTGAGGCAATCGGTTCAGATGTGAAGCAACTTAAACGGGTTCAATTTGCCTTTCTGACACTTGAAGGTTTACGCCGAGGTAGTTATAGACATTTACTTCCTCAAGAAGTAGAAGCCTTACAGAATCTCAATAAATAA
- the aroF gene encoding 3-deoxy-7-phosphoheptulonate synthase: MIIVMTDSTNEQIEHVMGKFRQHEIEVHCLNSYGKTIITAIGDSSACNPASFERMPGVEKVISIVTPFKLVSREFRRENTIVTVGNAVFGDKKVSVIAGPCAVEGYEQLLEAALAVKKAGACMLRGGAYKPRTSPYSFQGLEKEGLAILKAVSLKAGLPVVSEVTDPRTVEMMSEYVDMLQVGTRNMQNFVLLKEVAKSGKPILLKRGLSATMEEWLMAAEYIMAGGNENIVLCERGIRTFETYTRNTLDLNAIPLIKHLSHLPVIVDPSHGTGNWRLVNPMSKASLGAGADGLIIEVHPCPEEAVSDGQQSLTPPNFEQMMRELQCLAMAIDRVM, from the coding sequence ATGATTATTGTAATGACAGATTCGACAAATGAACAAATCGAACATGTAATGGGGAAATTTCGCCAGCATGAAATAGAGGTTCATTGTCTTAATAGTTATGGTAAAACAATTATTACGGCGATTGGTGATTCTTCAGCTTGTAATCCTGCAAGTTTTGAACGAATGCCAGGGGTTGAAAAAGTAATATCAATTGTAACGCCATTCAAATTAGTTAGCCGGGAGTTTCGGCGAGAAAATACTATAGTAACTGTTGGTAATGCTGTATTTGGTGATAAAAAAGTATCTGTTATTGCTGGTCCATGTGCTGTTGAAGGATATGAGCAATTACTAGAAGCCGCCCTAGCTGTAAAAAAAGCTGGAGCATGCATGCTTCGTGGAGGGGCTTATAAACCACGCACATCACCATATAGCTTTCAAGGGCTCGAAAAAGAGGGATTGGCAATACTTAAAGCTGTTTCTCTTAAGGCAGGATTACCGGTTGTTTCCGAGGTAACAGATCCTCGAACAGTTGAAATGATGAGCGAGTATGTAGATATGCTACAAGTTGGTACCCGCAATATGCAAAACTTTGTTCTTTTAAAAGAAGTAGCCAAAAGCGGAAAGCCGATCTTACTTAAACGTGGTCTATCAGCTACTATGGAAGAGTGGTTGATGGCAGCAGAATATATTATGGCTGGTGGCAATGAGAATATAGTGTTATGTGAACGCGGTATTCGTACCTTTGAAACATATACACGTAATACCTTAGATTTAAATGCAATACCTTTAATCAAACACCTTAGTCATTTACCAGTTATTGTTGATCCTAGTCATGGTACTGGGAATTGGCGTTTAGTTAACCCAATGTCAAAAGCCTCTCTTGGAGCTGGAGCAGATGGCTTAATTATTGAGGTTCATCCTTGTCCAGAAGAAGCTGTTTCCGATGGGCAACAATCGCTAACACCTCCCAATTTTGAACAAATGATGAGAGAATTACAATGCCTGGCAATGGCTATTGATAGGGTTATGTAA